A stretch of Coccidioides posadasii str. Silveira chromosome 2, complete sequence DNA encodes these proteins:
- the POR1 gene encoding Mitochondrial porin (EggNog:ENOG410PJQV~COG:P~BUSCO:9021at33183) — protein MAAPAAFGDIAKTVNDLLNKDFYHTSAASLEVKSKAPNGVTFNVKGKSAHEGPISGSLEAKYVDPPTGLTLTQTWTTGNALDTKLELDNNIAKGLKAEVLTQYLPYSNSKGAKLNLHFKQPNLHARAFFDLLKGPTANFDAVLGHEGFLVGAEGGYDVQKAAITKYSAAVAYSLPEYSAAITATNNLTLFSASYYHRVNSQVEAGAKATWDSKAGNTVGLEVASKYRLDPSSFAKAKINDRGIAALAYNVLLRPGVTLGLGASVDTQNLNQAAHKVGASFTFEG, from the exons ATGGCCGCTCCAGCTGCTTTCGGCGACATCGCCAAAACTGTCAATGAT CTCCTTAACAAGGATTTCTACCACACCAGTGCCG CCAGCCTCGAGGTCAAGTCTAAGGCTCCCAATGGCGTCACCTTCAACGTGAAGGGTAAATCTGCTCATGAGGGTCCCATTTCCGGATCG CTCGAGGCCAAATATGTCGACCCACCAACTG GCCTTACCCTCACTCAGACATGGACCACCGGCAACGCCCTCGACACCAAGCTTGAGTTGGACAACAACATCGCCAAGGGCCTCAAGGCTGAGGTTCTCACACAATACCTCCCATACTCTAACTCCAAAGGTGCCAAGTTGAACCTCCACTTCAAGCAACCCAACCTGCACGCTCGTGCTTTCTTCGATCTCCTTAAGGGCCCAACCGCCAACTTCGATGCCGTCCTTGGACACGAGGGTTTCTTGGTGGGTGCTGAGGGTGGCTATGATGTCCAAAAGGCCGCCATCACCAAATACTCTGCCGCCGTTGCCTACTCTCTCCCTGAGTACTCCGCTGCCATCACTGCCACCAACAACCTCACCCTCTTCTCTGCCAGCTACTACCACCGCGTGAATTCCCAGGTCGAGGCCGGCGCCAAGGCCACTTGGGACTCCAAGGCAGGAAATACTGTTGGCCTTGAAGTTGCCAGCAAGTACAGACTTGATCCTTCCTCCTTCGCTAAG GCCAAGATCAACGACCGTGGAATTGCTGCTCTTGCCTACAATGTCCTCCTTAGACCAGGTGTCACCCTTGGTCTCGGTGCTTCCGTCGATACCCAGAACTTGAACCAGGCTGCCCACAAGGTTGGTGCCAGCTTCACCTTTGAAGGTTAG
- a CDS encoding uncharacterized protein (EggNog:ENOG410QE0P~COG:O~TransMembrane:1 (o260-280i)~BUSCO:13166at33183) yields MPFCIHSPSPCFFPAFLRLPPGLRTHPFSSSAARWFADSRDPTYYEILNVPITATTQEIKKQFYALSLAHHPDKNPKDPTASARFAAISDAYQVLSNASKRAVYDRDHDIHRAAATAASSSTRSGHRGSYVGSRPPSGLSKRRGPFRGPPPSFYAHGGYGTAHHNQPHNRHQQQHPHPHPHPQREHQQPHGPSASSSSSHPDPSSFIYHNTVPHFDATSHLRTQTHEDARRRERRRKAVERAKAEAAARGIDVSEDEGNITMRLITVLGILGFAWAAAVAGQHVLERPRSSAVTSSPVKHAPKRVQEH; encoded by the exons ATGCCATTCTGCATCCATAGCCCTTCACCATGTTTCTTTCCTGCCTTTCTACGCCTCCCACCTGGTCTCCGAACCCAcccattttcttcttcagcagcgCGATGGTTTGCAGATAGCCGCGACCCGACGTACTATGAGATTTTGAATGTGCCGATCACGGCGACGACgcaagagatcaagaa GCAATTCTACGCGCTCTCACTGGCTCACCACCCGGATAAGAATCCCAAAGATCCCACCGCCTCTGCCAGATTCGCGGCCATATCGGACGCTTACCAAGTCCTCTCAAATGCCTCCAAGCGTGCGGTATACGATCGCGACCATGACATACACCGCGCGGCGGCGACAGCGGCATCGTCCAGCACTCGAAGCGGTCATCGCGGATCATATGTGGGGTCTCGACCACCATCCGGCCTAAGCAAACGTCGTGGACCTTTTAGAGGCCCACCACCCAGTTTCTACGCCCACGGCGGGTATGGTACAGCGCATCATAACCAACCTCATAACCGGCATCAACAACAGCATCCGCATCCACACCCTCACCCACAGCGGGAACATCAGCAGCCACATGGTCCCTCCgcctcctcatcctcctcccACCCCGACCCCTCCTCATTCATCTACCACAACACAGTCCCTCACTTCGACGCCACCTCCCACCTCCGCACGCAAACTCACGAAGATGCCCGGCGCCGCGAACGCCGTCGCAAAGCAGTCGAACGCGCGAAAGCAGAAGCCGCCGCGCGAGGTATTGATGTCTCAGAAGACGAGGGAAACATCACGATGCGGTTGATCACGGTATTGGGCATCCTGGGGTTTGCGTGGGCGGCTGCAGTGGCAGGTCAACACGTCCTTGAGAGACCACGCTCTTCGGCGGTAACGTCATCACCGGTTAAGCATGCTCCGAAAAGGGTGCAGGAACATTAG
- a CDS encoding uncharacterized protein (EggNog:ENOG410Q4I9~COG:O) has product MVDRYERDLRRLQEEAEMDTKEQAAKGGWWAYIWPFGASRGGETKDEHDDRRRRELHRKAAQRIKEQHLEEQRQFISCIKAQLQSTNCEIKRFLEEIEREEREKEKKGHREAQKRQAEEEERRRREFQAQMGKVQKKSHNQSAKTQRQSSWTEQKKDTKMENARRQANSGSHATNRSTNPLRPNMVLCDHALWWPRVDGTHLCSRCLTHTTRFAFRCPRCNKVACASCRDILRGK; this is encoded by the coding sequence ATGGTGGATAGGTACGAGAGAGACCTGAGAAGGTTGCAAGAGGAAGCGGAGATGGATACAAAGGAACAGGCTGCTAAAGGCGGGTGGTGGGCCTACATATGGCCATTTGGAGCTTCGAGGGGCGGGGAAACCAAAGACGAGCATGACGACCGGAGACGCCGCGAGTTACACAGAAAAGCAGCTCAGAGAATCAAGGAACAGCACCTGGAAGAACAGAGACAGTTCATTTCATGCATTAAAGCTCAATTACAAAGCACCAATTGTGAGATTAAGAGATTTCTGGAGGAAATTGAgagggaagaaagagagaaggagaaaaaaggaCACAGAGAGGCACAGAAGAGGCAagccgaagaagaagagaggagaCGCCGTGAATTTCAAGCACAAATGGGAAAGGTGCAGAAAAAATCTCATAACCAGTCTGCTAAAACACAGAGGCAGAGTAGTTGGACGGAGCAAAAGAAGGACACGAAAATGGAAAATGCTAGAAGGCAAGCAAACAGCGGTTCGCATGCCACCAATAGGAGCACAAACCCCCTGAGGCCAAATATGGTCTTGTGTGACCATGCGTTGTGGTGGCCTCGAGTTGATGGAACGCATCTCTGCAGCCGTTGCCTCACACACACAACCCGATTTGCATTCCGGTGCCCTCGATGTAACAAGGTGGCATGTGCAAGTTGCCGTGATATCCTGAGAGGTAAATGA
- the MAP2 gene encoding Methionine aminopeptidase 2 (EggNog:ENOG410PI4B~COG:O~MEROPS:MER0001728~BUSCO:7126at33183), translating to MKMAVQALPEINKLSVSEEGAANAAAKGQAAQGTAGNDDAENDESDEDKEDEQEVADGAAAAGGKKKKKKPKKKKKKGTAKVQSDPPRVPLSTLFPNNNYPEGEIVEYKDDNAYRTTNEEKRYLDRMNNDFLTDYRKSAEIHRQVRQYAQKELLKPGRSLTEIAEGIEDSVRALTGHMGLEEGDSLVAGMGFPTGLNINHCAAHYSPNAGNKMVLQYGDVMKVDFGVHVNGRIVDSAFTVAFDPVYDNLLNAVKDATNTGIREAGIDVRMSDIGAAIQETMESYEVEINGTIYPVKAIRNLNGHTIGHYLIHGGSTGKSVPIVKGGDQTKMEEGETYAIETFGSTGKGFVRDDMEVSHYAKVPDAPNVPLRLSSAKNLLNVITKNFGTLPFCRRYLDRLGQEKYLLGLNNLVSSGLVDAYPPLVDVKGSYTAQFEHTILLRPNVKEVITRGDDY from the exons ATGAAAATGGCCGTGCAAGCTCTTCCCGAAATCAACAAGCTCAGCG TCAGCGAGGAGGGGGCCGCAAACGCCGCCGCCAAAGGGCAGGCTGCGCAAGGGACCGCTGGGAATGATGATGCAGAAAATGATGAATCTGACGAAGACAAAGAGGATGAACAGGAGGTAGCAGATGGAGCCGCTGCAGCTG gagggaaaaagaagaagaagaaacccaagaaaaagaagaagaaaggtaCCGCAAAGGTCCAGAGCGACCCACCGCGCGTGCCGCTCTCAACTCTCTTCCCCAACAACAACTACCCCGAAGGCGAGATCGTAGAATACAAAGATGATAATGCCTATCGTACGACGAACGAGGAAAAGAGATATTTGGACCGCATGAACAATGATTTCCTTACTGACTATCGCAAGTCGGCCGAAATTCACAGGCAAGTTCGACAGTATGCTCAGAAGGAGCTCCTTAAGCCTGGCCGTTCCTTGACCGAAATCGCGGAGGGTATTGAGGACAGCGTTCGCGCACTGACAGGCCATATGGGCCTTGAAGAAGGGGACAGCTTGGTTGCTGGTATGGGCTTCCCGACTGGGTTGAATATCAACCATTGCGCTGCCCACTACTCCCCGAATGCTGGGAACAAGATGGTTCTTCAATATGGCGATGTTATGAAGGTGGACTTTGGTGTCCACGTTAACGGTAGAATTGTCGACAGTGCGTTTACTGTTGCCTTTGATCCCGTTTACGACAATTTGTTGAATGCGGTGAAAGATGCCACTAATACTGGTATCAGG GAAGCGGGCATTGATGTGCGAATGAGCGATATTGGCGCTGCTATTCAGGAGACGATGGAAAGCTATGAGGTTGAGATCAATGGCACTATATACCCAGTGAAAGCCATTCGCAACCTCAATGGCCATACAATTGGCCATTATCTTATCCACGGTGGAAGCACCGGGAAGAGCGTGCCCATCGTCAAGGGCGGTGACCAAACAAAGATGGAAGAAGGTGAGACCTATGCCATCGAAACATTCGGAAGTACCGGGAAGGGATTTGTGAGAGACGAC ATGGAGGTTTCTCATTACGCCAAGGTCCCCGATGCGCCTAATGTTCCTCTTCGTCTGTCTTCGGCCAAGAACCTATTGAACGTCATCACGAAAAACTTTGGCACGTTGCCGTTCTGTCGTCGCTATCTTGACCGACTCGGGCAGGAGAAGTACCTTCTCGGG TTAAATAATCTGGTTTCGTCAGGCCTTGTGGATGCCTATCCCCCACTTGTAGATGTGAAGGGTTCATATACGGCTCAATTTGAGCAT acCATTCTGCTGAGGCCGAACGTTAAGGAGGTTATCACCCGAGGAGACGATTACTGA
- a CDS encoding uncharacterized protein (EggNog:ENOG410PFG5~COG:I~TransMembrane:6 (i67-86o92-111i132-152o172-194i201-221o236-258i)~BUSCO:9548at33183), with translation MSALRSASARSQSSQTKTVPARAPPPSNSSVEDHFFWTYTEEPHKSRRQAIIKAHPEVLKLCGPEPLTKYVVLGVVSLQVACATFLRNTPILSWRFLLTAYLIGATANQNLFLAIHEISHNLAFKSPLGNRLLAIFANFPIGLPYSAAFRPYHLTHHKSLGVASLDADLPTALEAVFLDSILGKAFFCTFQILFYAVRPMFIYTPTFTPIHLLNIIAQFTFDFALYKFCGSSMQPIYYLLLSSFLAGSLHPCAGHFIAEHYFFSNTTGGTESIEEQRAMKSAKKGTTTSSSSSPLDSLSPPETYSYYGPLNILTYNVGLHNEHHDFPAIPWTRLHTLHKIAKEFYEPLPCHRSWVWVIWTFIFDKNVGMWCRVKRAEGGRMVGGSGWKESELQN, from the exons ATGTCGGCTCTGAGGTCTGCCTCCGCTCGTTCCCAATCCTCCCAAACGAAGACCGTTCCCGCCCGTGCTCCGCCACCTTCCAATTCCTCTGTGGAGGATCACTTTTTCTGGACGTATACGGAAGAACCACATAAGTCGAGGCGCCAGGCGATCATTAAAGCGCACCCAGAG GTTCTCAAATTATGTGGCCCTGAGCCGCTCACGAAATACGTCGTCCTAGGCGTCGTCTCACTTCAGGTTGCCTGCGCAACCTTCCTACGTAATACGCCGATACTCTCATGGCGTTTCCTCCTGACGGCGTACCTTATCGGGGCCACTGCGAATCAGAACCTGTTTCTCGCTATCCATGAGATATCGCATAATTTGGCATTTAAGTCCCCATTGGGAAATAGATTGTTGGCTATCTTTGCGAATTTTCCAATTGGATTGCCATATAGTGCTGCATTTAGG CCATATCATTTAACCCATCATAAGTCCCTCGGTGTTGCATCCCTCGATGCAGATCTTCCGACAGCCCTGGAGGCAGTGTTCCTTGATTCAATCCTAGGAAAAGCGTTCTTTTGCACGTTTCAGATCCTCTTCTACGCAGTCCGTCCCATGTTCATCTATACACCTACATTCACACCCATACACTTGCTGAACATCATCGCGCAATTTACATTCGATTTTGCTCTCTACAAATTCTGCGGCTCGTCCATGCAGCCAATCTATTATCTTCTCCTTAGTTCGTTCCTTGCAGGCTCCTTGCACCCCTGTGCTGGTCACTTTATCGCGGAGCATTACTTCTTTTCCAATACAACCGGCGGAACTGAGTCCATCGAAGAACAACGGGCGATGAAGTCGGCGAAGAAAGGTACCACCacttcctcttcctcatccCCATTGGACTCGCTGTCTCCACCCGAAACATACTCCTACTACGGACCCCTTAATATCTTAACCTATAACGTCGGCTTGCACAACGAGCATCACGATTTTCCAGCTATCCCTTGGACTCGGTTACATACTCTCCACAAAATCGCAAAGGAGTTCTATGAACCGCTACCATGCCATCGAAGCTGGGTGTGGGTTATTTGGACGTTTATCTTCGATAAGAACGTGGGCATGTGGTGCCGAGTGAAAAGGGCCGAAGGAGGTAGAATGGTTGGCGGGAGTGGTTGGAAGGAGAGCGAACTCCAAAACTGA
- the SCS2 gene encoding phosphatidylinositol-binding protein scs2 (EggNog:ENOG410PNHZ~COG:U~TransMembrane:1 (o262-281i)~BUSCO:12608at33183) produces MSVELEPAELGFRRPFNQEVTETLHLRNPHSDPVAFKVKTTAPRKYCVRPNSGRIEPGKHMEVQVLLQAMKEDPPLDVKCKDKFLVQSVAVSADKEFSNVTSIWHDVEKTAKHSIQERKIRVNFLPPLDASQPNGVASEDDSANLQTSPANAKFETPSMPTRAAPVIMEPPIEPPNFKSGSSEPSAPEALKHAAEDVKSEAFSGSYEDLKSQLQEARAQIQQLKQQLAENEIRRRKVPAAASNPPELATIQQQSHPSSEAGVPLQVVAGLCLISFLLAYVFF; encoded by the exons ATGTCTGTTGAGCTTGAGCCCGCCGAATTGGGCTTTCGAC GCCCGTTTAACCAAGAAGTCACCGAAACTTTACATCTACGCAACCCTCACTCCGATCCTGTTGCCTTCAAG GTCAAAACCACGGCGCCACGAAA ATATTGCGTTCGCCCAAATTCTGGCCGTATTGAGCCGGGCAAACATATGGAGGTTCAAG TACTCCTGCAAGCTATGAAAGAGGATCCTCCGTTGGATGTCAAATGCAAAGACAAATTTCTTGTCCAGTCTGTGGCTGTTTCTGCAGACAAAGAATTCTCAAATGTAACTTCAATT TGGCACGACGTTGAAAAAACTGCCAAGCATTCCATTCAAGAACGAAAAATCCGTGTCAATTTCCTGCCCCCTCTAGATGCATCCCAGCCAAACGGAGTC GCGTCGGAAGACGATTCGGCTAATTTACAAACGTCTCCCGCAAATGCGAAGTTCGAGACACCATCGATGCCCACCCGTGCAGCTCCAGTCATCATGGAGCCTCCCATTGAGCCCCCCAACTTTAAATCAGGATCCTCCGAGCCTAGTGCCCCAGAGGCACTTAAACATGCTGCAGAAGACGTGAAGTCAGAAGCATTTTCCGGATCGTACGAGGATCTCAAGTCCCAGCTCCAAGAAGCCAGAGCTCAAATTCAGCAGCTGAAACAACAGCTTGCTGAAAATGAAATACGGCGGAGGAAAGTGCCAGCTGCAGCCAGTAATCCACCAGAACTTGCTACCATACAACAACAATCGCATCCATCTTCTGAAGCGGGCGTCCCGTTGCAGGTGGTTGCAGGTCTCTGCCTAATAAGTTTCCTCCTGGCATACGTCTTCTTTTAG